A window of Castanea sativa cultivar Marrone di Chiusa Pesio chromosome 1, ASM4071231v1 contains these coding sequences:
- the LOC142620375 gene encoding cullin-associated NEDD8-dissociated protein 1: MATNLVMTSILEKMTGKDKDYRYMATSDLLNELNKPSFKADADLEIKLSNIIIQQLDDAAGDVSGLAVKCLAPLVKKVSEAQVVEIANKLCDKLLNGKDQHRDIASIALKTIVAEVSTQSLAQSILIAVTPQLIKGITGPGKSTEIKCECLDILCDVLHKFGNLMAADHGLLLSALLSQLNSNQASVRKKTVSCIASLASSLSEDLLAKATDEVVRNLRNKSTKSELTRTNIQMIGALSRAVGYRFGPHLVDTVPVLINYCTSASENDEELREYSLQALESFLLRCPRDISSYCDEILRLSLEYLSYDPNFTDNMEEDTDDESHEEEEDDESANEYTDDEDVSWKVRRAAAKCLAALIVSRPELLSKLYEEACPKLIDRFKEREENVKMDVFNTFIELLRQTGNVTKGQNDMNELSPRWLLKQEVPKIVKSINRQLREKSIKTKVGAFSVLKELVVVLPDCLAEHIGSLIPGIEKALSDKSSTSNLKIEALIFTRLVLASHSPPVFHPHIKALSGPVLSAVGERYYKVTAEALKVCGELVRVVRPDIEGFGFDFKAYVHPIYNAIMSRLTNQDQDQEVKECAISCMGLVVATFGDNLSTELPACLPVLVDRMGNEITRLTAVKAFAVIAASPLQIDLSCVLEHVIAELTAFLRKANRALRQATLGTLNSLIVAYGDKIGPSAYEIIIVELSSLISDSDLHMTALALELCCTLMADRRSSPSVGLAVRNKVLPQALTLIKSSLLQGQALLALQSFFAALVYSANTSFDVLLESLLSSAKPSPQSGGVAKQALYSIAQCVAVLCLAAGDQKCSSTVEMLTEILKDDSSSNSAKQHLALLCLGEIGRRKDLSSHAHIENIVIESFQSPFEEIKSAASYALGNIAVGNLSKYLPFILDQIDNQQKKQYLLLHSLKEVIVRQSVDKAEFQDSSVEKILKLLFNHCESDEEGVRNVVAECLGKIALIEPSKLVPALKVRTTSPTAFTRATVVIAVKYSIVERPEKIDEIIYPEISSFLMLIKDHDRHVRRAAVLALSTFAHNKPNLIKGLLPELLPLLYDQTIVKQELIRTVDLGPFKHIVDDGLELRKAAFECVDTLLDSCLDQVNPSSFIVPYLKSGLDDHYDVKMPCHLILSKLADKCPSAVLAVLDSLVDPLQKTINFKPKQDAVKQEVDRNEDMIRSALRAIASLNRISGGDCSLKFKNLMTEISKSPTLWDKYYSIKNE; encoded by the exons ATGGCGACGAATTTAGTGATGACCAGTATACTAGAAAAG ATGACGGGAAAGGATAAAGATTATAGATATATGGCGACATCAGATTTGCTAAATGAGTTAAACAAACCGAGTTTTAAAGCGGATGCTGATCTGGAGATAAAGTTGTCAAATATAATCATTCAACAGCTTGATGATGCGGCTGGCGATGTTTCAGGATTGGCTGTGAAATG TCTTGCTCCCTTGGTCAAGAAGGTCAGCGAGGCACAAGTTGTGGAGATAGCTAATAAACTTTGTGATAAACTGCTAAATGGGAAGGATCAGCATCGTGACATTGCTAGCATAGCTTTGAAGACAATAGTTGCTGAAGTTTCTACACAATCTCTTGCACAGTCTATTCTTATTGCAGTCACTCCACAATTGATAAAAGGAATTACTGGTCCA GGAAAAAGCACTGAGATCAAATGTGAATGTCTTGATATTTTATGTGATGTTCTCCATAAATTTGGTAATCTAATGGCAGCTGACCACGGACTGCTTTTAAGTGCTCTTCTGTCCCAGTTGAATTCAAATCAAGCCAGTGTCAGAAAGAAGACTGTGTCTTGTATTG CATCTCTTGCTTCTAGTCTGTCAGAGGATTTGTTGGCTAAGGCTACAGATGAAGTTGTTCGGAACTTGAGAAATAAGAGCACAAAATCAGAACTGACCCGTACAAACATTCAGATGATCGGTGCTTTGAG TCGTGCTGTTGGATATCGTTTTGGACCTCATCTTGTTGACACTGTTCCAGTGCTGATTAACTACTGCACAAGTGCATCGGAGAATGATGAGGAGCTTCGTGAGTATAGCTTGCAG GCACTGGAAAGTTTTTTGCTCAGGTGTCCTAGGGATATTTCTTCGTATTGTGATGAAATTCTTCGCCTTTCCCTGGAGTATCTAAGTTATGATCCAAACTTCACTGATAACATGGAGGAGGATACTGATGATGAGAGTCATGAGGAGGAGGAAGATGA CGAGAGTGCAAATGAATACACAGATGATGAGGATGTCAGCTGGAAGGTCCGACGAGCAGCAGCCAAATGCTTAGCAGCATTAATCGTATCTCGTCCTGAACTGCTCTCAAAGCTATATGAGGAG GCTTGTCCAAAATTGATTGATAGATTTAAAGAGAGGGAAGAAAATGTGAAG ATGGATGTCTTCAATACATTCATTGAGCTGTTGCGTCAAACTGGAAATGTGACAAAAGGGCAGAATGACATGAATGAATTGAG TCCAAGATGGTTATTGAAGCAGGAAGTGCCAAAGATTGTTAAATCTATAAATAGGCAGTTACGTGAGAAATCCATCAAGACAAAG GTTGGGGCATTTTCTGTTTTGAAGGAACTTGTGGTTGTCTTGCCAGACTGCCTTGCTGAGCACATTGGATCACTAATTCCAGGAATTGAAAAAGCATTAAGT GATAAATCCTCTACCTCGAATTTGAAGATTGAAGCTCTTATATTTACTCGATTGGTTTTAGCTTCACATTCTCCTCCTGTGTTCCACCCTCACATTAAG GCCCTTTCTGGTCCTGTTTTATCTGCTGTTGGTGAGCGTTATTATAAAGTTACAGCTGAGGCATTAAAAGTATGTGGGGAACTTGTCCGTGTTGTGCGGCCAGATATTGAG gGTTTCGGTTTTGATTTTAAAGCATATGTTCATCCCATTTACAATGCTATAATGTCACGCTTGACAAACCAAGATCAAGATCAG GAGGTTAAGGAGTGTGCTATCTCTTGCATGGGACTTGTTGTGGCAACATTTGGTGATAACCTCAGCACAGAGTTGCCTGCATGCCTTCCTGTACTTGTTGATCGGATGGGAAATGAGATAACCCGGCTTACAGCTGTGAAG GCATTTGCTGTCATTGCTGCCTCTCCACTTCAAATAGATTTGTCATGTGTTTTGGAGCATGTAATTGCAGAATTGACGGCATTTCTACGGAAG GCTAATCGGGCTTTGAGGCAGGCTACATTGGGAACCCTGAATTCCCTGATAGTTGCTTATGGTGATAAAATTGGTCCATCTGCTTATGAAATTATCATTGTGGAACTTTCATCTCTGATAAG TGATTCAGACTTGCATATGACGGCTCTTGCCCTGGAACTATGTTGCACCCTAATGGCTGACAGGAGGTCAAGCCCAAGTGTTGGTTTGGCTGTTAGAAACAAAGTTCTTCCACAAGCACTAACATTAATCAAAAGCTCATTGCTACAGGGGCAAGCCCTTTTG GCTTTGCAAAGCTTTTTTGCTGCATTAGTTTATTCAGCAAACACTAGTTTTGATGTCTTACTAGAATCTCTTCTTTCAAGCGCTAAACCATCTCCACAGTCGGGAGGCGTTGCAAAACAGGCTTTGTATTCAATTGCGCAATGTGTGGCTGTTCTCTGCCTTGCTGCTGGTGATCAGAAATGCTCATCGACTGTTGAAATGCTTACTGAAATCCTGAAAGATGACAGCAGTTCCAATTCA GCTAAGCAGCACCTTGCCTTGCTATGTCTTGGCGAAATTGGGAGAAGGAAAGATCTAAGCTCGCATGCACATATTGAGAATATTGTTATTGAATCGTTTCAATCTCCTTTTGAAGAGATAAAGTCTGCAGCCTCCTATGCTCTTGGAAATATTGCTGTTGGTAATCTGTCCAAGTATCTGCCTTTTATCTTGGACCAAATTGATAATCAGCAGAAGAAACAATATCTTTTGCTTCATTCCTTGAAGGAG GTAATTGTACGACAATCTGTAGATAAAGCAGAATTCCAGGATTCTAGTGTTGAGAAGATTCTTAAATTACTATTCAACCACTGTGAAAGTGATGAAGAGGGTGTTCGTAATGTTGTAGCTGAGTGTCTGGGGAAAATTGCACTTATTGAACCTTCAAAACTTGTTCCAGCACTTAAG GTACGAACAACCAGTCCAACTGCATTCACTAGAGCTACGGTTGTCATTGCTGTAAAATATTCTATAGTTGAGAGGCCTGAGAAGATAGACGAGATTATATACCCTGAGATCTCATCATTCTTGATGCTTATAAAGGATCATGACCGG CATGTTAGGCGTGCAGCAGTGTTGGCTTTAAGCACGTTTGCTCACAATAAGCCAAACCTAATCAAGGGGCTTCTTCCAGAATTATTGCCGCTTCTTTATGATCAGACAATTGTTAAG CAAGAATTAATAAGGACAGTTGATCTTGGTCCTTTCAAGCACATTGTGGATGATGGACTTGAGTTGAGAAAGGCTGCTTTTGAATGTGTGGACACATTGCTTGATAGTTGTCTTGACCAAGTGAATCCTTCATCTTTTATTGTTCCATACCTGAAATCTGGTCTGGATG ATCATTATGATGTCAAAATGCCTTGCCACCTTATCCTTTCAAAACTTGCGGATAAGTGTCCGTCTGCTGTATTGGCTG TGTTGGATTCACTGGTCGATCCTCTGCAGAAGACTATCAATTTTAAGCCAAAGCAAGACGCTGTCAAGCAAGAAGTAGATCGTAATGAAGACATGATTCGCAGTGCTCTTAGAGCAATTGCATCGTTGAATCGCATAAG TGGAGGAGATTGCAGCCTCAAGTTCAAGAACCTTATGACTGAAATATCAAAATCTCCTACGCTATGGGACAAGTACTATTCCATTAAGAATGAGTGA